From the Cryptomeria japonica chromosome 2, Sugi_1.0, whole genome shotgun sequence genome, one window contains:
- the LOC131873724 gene encoding glutathione S-transferase U7-like isoform X2, whose protein sequence is MEEELKVLGAWASPYSVRVQIALDLKGINYTLYEQDLINKSQLLLQSNPVHKKIPALIHNGKAISESLIILQYIDETWPVVPLLPKHPYERAVALFWAAFIDDKVGFSLSFRGIYRTQGEKQEKCIKETVANMLVLEEALKGRPFFGGESVGYVDIVLGCRAVWIQVCEEIGGVKLIDPHNTPFLYAWVQRFCNLDCVKKWLPDFDKLLSYAYMVRNYFLQQQAN, encoded by the exons atggaagaagaattgaaggtTTTAGGAGCATGGGCAAGTCCTTATTCTGTCAGAGTACAAATAGCACTAGATCTCAAGGGCATCAATTATACCCTTTATGAGCAAGATCTGATCAACAAAAGCCAACTGCTCCTGCAATCTAATCCGGTTCACAAGAAGATTCCAGCGCTTATTCACAATGGAAAAGCAATCTCTGAGTCTCTCATAATCCTCCAATACATAGACGAGACATGGCCTGTTGTTCCCCTCCTGCCCAAACACCCATATGAACGAGCCGTTGCTCTTTTTTGGGCTGCATTCATTGATGATAAGGTGGGT TTTTCTCTTAGTTTTAGAGGTATATATAGAACACAAGGGGAGAAGCAGGAGAAGTGCATAAAAGAGACAGTAGCAAACATGTTAGTTTTGGAAGAAGCTCTGAAGGGGAGGCCATTCTTTGGAGGGGAATCAGTTGGGTATGTTGATATTGTGTTGGGCTGCCGAGCTGTTTGGATTCAAGTTTGTGAAGAGATTGGTGGTGTAAAACTGATAGATCCTCACAACACTCCTTTCCTCTATGCTTGGGTTCAACGCTTCTGCAATCTTGATTGTGTTAAGAAATGGCTGCCGGATTTTGATAAACTTCTTTCCTACGCATACATGGTTCgcaattattttcttcaacaacaggCGAACTGA
- the LOC131873724 gene encoding glutathione S-transferase U7-like isoform X1 has product MEEELKVLGAWASPYSVRVQIALDLKGINYTLYEQDLINKSQLLLQSNPVHKKIPALIHNGKAISESLIILQYIDETWPVVPLLPKHPYERAVALFWAAFIDDKFSLSFRGIYRTQGEKQEKCIKETVANMLVLEEALKGRPFFGGESVGYVDIVLGCRAVWIQVCEEIGGVKLIDPHNTPFLYAWVQRFCNLDCVKKWLPDFDKLLSYAYMVRNYFLQQQAN; this is encoded by the exons atggaagaagaattgaaggtTTTAGGAGCATGGGCAAGTCCTTATTCTGTCAGAGTACAAATAGCACTAGATCTCAAGGGCATCAATTATACCCTTTATGAGCAAGATCTGATCAACAAAAGCCAACTGCTCCTGCAATCTAATCCGGTTCACAAGAAGATTCCAGCGCTTATTCACAATGGAAAAGCAATCTCTGAGTCTCTCATAATCCTCCAATACATAGACGAGACATGGCCTGTTGTTCCCCTCCTGCCCAAACACCCATATGAACGAGCCGTTGCTCTTTTTTGGGCTGCATTCATTGATGATAAG TTTTCTCTTAGTTTTAGAGGTATATATAGAACACAAGGGGAGAAGCAGGAGAAGTGCATAAAAGAGACAGTAGCAAACATGTTAGTTTTGGAAGAAGCTCTGAAGGGGAGGCCATTCTTTGGAGGGGAATCAGTTGGGTATGTTGATATTGTGTTGGGCTGCCGAGCTGTTTGGATTCAAGTTTGTGAAGAGATTGGTGGTGTAAAACTGATAGATCCTCACAACACTCCTTTCCTCTATGCTTGGGTTCAACGCTTCTGCAATCTTGATTGTGTTAAGAAATGGCTGCCGGATTTTGATAAACTTCTTTCCTACGCATACATGGTTCgcaattattttcttcaacaacaggCGAACTGA